Proteins encoded together in one Miscanthus floridulus cultivar M001 chromosome 16, ASM1932011v1, whole genome shotgun sequence window:
- the LOC136513090 gene encoding uncharacterized protein isoform X2, translated as MAAAGEGSCEVPQAAARVMTGRGPRAAAQVVPGRALPSSAGGGRLQRRGRRAPLLEVGSALWMRATEWRIGWCRSISNLPQVQLLQQQIHVPKEQQDKVVKFDFHGQPAEIKHGSVVIAAITSCINTSNHSVMLGAGLVAKKACELGLEVKPWVKTGLAPRLGVVTKYLLLVIPIYSGLQEYLNQQGFHTVGYGCTTCIGNSGDLDESVSAAIIENGIIRNLGIGNGDRAACQGHLEVCKYLVKELGCHPNMAATGGSC; from the exons atggccgccgccggcgagggCTCGTGCGAGGTCCCCCAAGCGGCGGCGCGGGTCATGACTGGACGAGGTCCCCGAGCGGCGGCACAGGTCGTGCCTGGACGAGCTCTCCCGAGCAGCGCGGGCGGTGGCCGTCTCCAACGACGAGGGCGCAGGGCGCCATTGCTAGAGGTCGGCAG TGCCCTGTGGATGCGAGCTACTGAGTGGAGGATCGGATGGTGTAGGAGCATATCCAATCTACCACAAGTTCAGTTACTGCAGCAGCAAATACATG TGCCAAAGGAGCAGCAGGATAAGGTTGTCAAATTTGACTTTCACGGGCAGCCAGCAGAAATCAAGCATGGTAGTGTTGTTATAGCAGCAATAACTAGCTGCATAAACACCTCAAATCATAGTGTTATGCTCGGTGCTGGTCTTGTAGCTAAGAAAGCCTGCGAGTTGGGCCTTGAG GTTAAACCATGGGTGAAGACAGGCCTTGCCCCTAGATTAGGAGTTGTCACGAAGTACTTGCTTCTGGTGATTCCTATTTATAGTGGCCTTCAAGAATACTTGAACCAGCAAGGATTTCATACTGTTGGCTATGGCTGTACCACTTGCATTGGAAACTCTGGTGATCTCGATGAATCTGTATCAGCTGCCATTATAGAAAATG GTATCATAAGGAACCTGGGCATAGGAAATGGTGATCGAGCAGCATGCCAGGGCCATCTGGAGGTGTGCAAGTACTTGGTTAAGGAACTAGGATGTCATCCAAATATGGCTGCAACTGGAGGCTCATGTTAA
- the LOC136513090 gene encoding putative aconitate hydratase, cytoplasmic isoform X3, which translates to MAAAGEGSCEVPQAAARVMTGRGPRAAAQVVPGRALPSSAGGGRLQRRGRRAPLLEVGRYLVPKEQQDKVVKFDFHGQPAEIKHGSVVIAAITSCINTSNHSVMLGAGLVAKKACELGLEVKPWVKTGLAPRLGVVTKYLLLVIPIYSGLQEYLNQQGFHTVGYGCTTCIGNSGDLDESVSAAIIENDVAAAVLSGNRNFKGRVLAHLFLCLLWFVLAQAKFMSLSFHRKKFVSCDLC; encoded by the exons atggccgccgccggcgagggCTCGTGCGAGGTCCCCCAAGCGGCGGCGCGGGTCATGACTGGACGAGGTCCCCGAGCGGCGGCACAGGTCGTGCCTGGACGAGCTCTCCCGAGCAGCGCGGGCGGTGGCCGTCTCCAACGACGAGGGCGCAGGGCGCCATTGCTAGAGGTCGGCAGGTACCTTG TGCCAAAGGAGCAGCAGGATAAGGTTGTCAAATTTGACTTTCACGGGCAGCCAGCAGAAATCAAGCATGGTAGTGTTGTTATAGCAGCAATAACTAGCTGCATAAACACCTCAAATCATAGTGTTATGCTCGGTGCTGGTCTTGTAGCTAAGAAAGCCTGCGAGTTGGGCCTTGAG GTTAAACCATGGGTGAAGACAGGCCTTGCCCCTAGATTAGGAGTTGTCACGAAGTACTTGCTTCTGGTGATTCCTATTTATAGTGGCCTTCAAGAATACTTGAACCAGCAAGGATTTCATACTGTTGGCTATGGCTGTACCACTTGCATTGGAAACTCTGGTGATCTCGATGAATCTGTATCAGCTGCCATTATAGAAAATG atgttgctgctgctgttttGTCGGGTAACCGTAACTTCAAGGGTCGTGTGCTAGCTCACCTTTTCCTTTGTTTATTGTGGTTTGTGCTTGCCCAAGCCAAGTTtatgtccttgtcctttcatagaaaaaaatttgtctcttgtgatttgtgctaa
- the LOC136513090 gene encoding putative aconitate hydratase, cytoplasmic isoform X1, translating into MAAAGEGSCEVPQAAARVMTGRGPRAAAQVVPGRALPSSAGGGRLQRRGRRAPLLEVGSALWMRATEWRIGWCRSISNLPQVQLLQQQIHVPKEQQDKVVKFDFHGQPAEIKHGSVVIAAITSCINTSNHSVMLGAGLVAKKACELGLEVKPWVKTGLAPRLGVVTKYLLLVIPIYSGLQEYLNQQGFHTVGYGCTTCIGNSGDLDESVSAAIIENDVAAAVLSGNRNFKGRVLAHLFLCLLWFVLAQAKFMSLSFHRKKFVSCDLC; encoded by the exons atggccgccgccggcgagggCTCGTGCGAGGTCCCCCAAGCGGCGGCGCGGGTCATGACTGGACGAGGTCCCCGAGCGGCGGCACAGGTCGTGCCTGGACGAGCTCTCCCGAGCAGCGCGGGCGGTGGCCGTCTCCAACGACGAGGGCGCAGGGCGCCATTGCTAGAGGTCGGCAG TGCCCTGTGGATGCGAGCTACTGAGTGGAGGATCGGATGGTGTAGGAGCATATCCAATCTACCACAAGTTCAGTTACTGCAGCAGCAAATACATG TGCCAAAGGAGCAGCAGGATAAGGTTGTCAAATTTGACTTTCACGGGCAGCCAGCAGAAATCAAGCATGGTAGTGTTGTTATAGCAGCAATAACTAGCTGCATAAACACCTCAAATCATAGTGTTATGCTCGGTGCTGGTCTTGTAGCTAAGAAAGCCTGCGAGTTGGGCCTTGAG GTTAAACCATGGGTGAAGACAGGCCTTGCCCCTAGATTAGGAGTTGTCACGAAGTACTTGCTTCTGGTGATTCCTATTTATAGTGGCCTTCAAGAATACTTGAACCAGCAAGGATTTCATACTGTTGGCTATGGCTGTACCACTTGCATTGGAAACTCTGGTGATCTCGATGAATCTGTATCAGCTGCCATTATAGAAAATG atgttgctgctgctgttttGTCGGGTAACCGTAACTTCAAGGGTCGTGTGCTAGCTCACCTTTTCCTTTGTTTATTGTGGTTTGTGCTTGCCCAAGCCAAGTTtatgtccttgtcctttcatagaaaaaaatttgtctcttgtgatttgtgctaa
- the LOC136513093 gene encoding glutathione S-transferase 4-like, translating into MAVKVYGWAMSPYVSRALLALEEAGPDYELVPMSHQAGDHRRPEHLARNLFGQVPVLEDGDLTLFESRAIARHVLHKHKPELLGAGSLEHAAAVDVWLEVEAHQLHPAAVAIVIECIFASYLGRERNQAVVDENVEKLKKVLEVYEAWLSQSRYLAGDFLSLADLSHFTIMHYFMATEYATLVEAHPHHYGIQ; encoded by the exons ATGGCGGTGAAGGTGTACGGGTGGGCTATGTCGCCGTACGTGTCGCGCGCGCTGCTGGCACTCGAGGAGGCCGGCCCCGACTACGAGCTCGTCCCCATGAGCCACCAGGCCGGCGACCACCGCCGCCCGGAGCACCTCGCCAGGAAC CTTTTCGGACAGGTGCCCGTGCTCGAGGACGGCGACCTCACGCTCTTCG AATCCCGGGCGATCGCGAGGCACGTCCTCCACAAGCACAAGCCGGAGCTGCTGGGCGCCGGCAGCCTGGAGCATGCGGCGGCGGTGGACGTGTGGCTGGAGGTGGAGGCCCACCAGCTGCACCCGGCGGCGGTCGCCATCGTGATCGAGTGCATCTTCGCGTCGTACCTCGGCCGCGAGCGCAACCAAGCGGTCGTCGACGAGAACGTGGAGAAGCTCAAGAAGGTGCTGGAGGTGTACGAGGCGTGGCTGAGCCAGAGCAGGTACCTCGCCGGCGACTTTCTCAGCCTCGCCGACCTCAGCCACTTCACCATCATGCATTACTTCATGGCCACCGAGTATGCCACGCTGGTGGAGGCGCACCCGCatcactacgggatacagtag
- the LOC136510214 gene encoding uncharacterized protein, giving the protein MALLLQLHLSSAAIWCCCCSCTFFPTAISGCERNWSTFALVHTKIRNKLGYDKLHKLVYVHYNLKERIREDSGYQQKDKEVDPCSMMLDAAIFDENNPIWDWLDRSMNDVGPSLDDLCRSQLGNSSRGKRAREFEDEEIEFELGESDEEHNEDEFDDDLAEGDDDSDDEDNCDDDEPVQTAPRVEEDRGFRYSPAAALQQ; this is encoded by the exons ATGGCGCTGTTGCTGCAGCTGCACCTTTCTTCTGCAGCAATATGGTGCTGTTGCTGCAGCTGCACCTTTTTTCCTACAGCAATAAG TGGTTGTGAGAGAAATTGGAGTACTTTTGCACTGGTGCATACAAAGATTAGGAACAAGCTAGGCTATGACAAGTTGCATAAGCTTGTGTATGTCCATTATAACTTGAAGGAGCGTATCCGAGAGGACAGTGGATACCAGCAAAAGGACAAGGAAGTTGATCCATGTTCTATGATGTTGGATGCTGCAATTTTTGATGAGAACAATCCAATATGGGACTGGTTAGATAGATCTATGAATGATGTAGGCCCTAGTTTGGATGACCTATGTCGAAGCCAGCTGGGCAATTCATCTCGTGGAAAGAGGGCTAGGGAGTTTGAGGATGAGGAGATTGAGTTTGAGTTGGgggaaagtgatgaagaacataatgaggatgagtttgatgatgacttagctgaaggtgatgatgacagtgatgatgaagacaattgtgatgatgatgagcctgtGCAAACTGCACCAAGAGTTGAAGAAGACAGAGGCTTTAG GTACAGTCCAGCAGCAGCTCTCCAGCAGTAG
- the LOC136511437 gene encoding uncharacterized protein yields MVSQDWKDSDWKDDEYYEYTEACLTSSTWWSALKWVVDALKPLYLVLRYADTQKSCTLSGFKPRMMAAIQAMEVQLGIGTRQFDRFLSKVTRRVDNMERNTLMVAAAVLDPETHYKHNFCSKPEYSLALTDAIEKMAQASDDAVQAIKEISVFRECLGRFNRPIARAGASSMSPSKSHRV; encoded by the exons ATGGTTTCACAAGATTGGAAGGACAGTGACTGGAAGGATGATGAGTACTATGAGTACACTGAAGCGTGCCTGACAAGTTCTACATGGTGGTCTGCACTGAAGTGGGTAGTAGATGCACTGAAACCACTCTATTTGGTGCTGCGATATGCAGATACACAGAAGTCATGCACACTTTCTGGGTTCAAACCGAGGATGATGGCAGCCATACAAGCAATGGAAGTTCAGCTTGGCATAGGAACAAGACAGTTTGATCGGTTTCTGAGTAAGGTGACAAGGAGGGTTGACAATATGGAAAGAAACACATTAATGGTTGCAG CTGCTGTTCTTGATCCCGAGACCCATTACAAGCACAACTTTTGCAGCAAACCAGAATATTCTTTAGCACTAACAGATGCAATAGAGAAGATGGCACAAGCTTCTGATGATGCTGTTCAGGCAATCAAGGAAATATCAGTCTTCCGGGAATGCCTTGGGAGGTTCAATCGCCCCATCGCACGTGCTGGAGCATCATCTATGTCCCCAAGTAAGTCTCATCGAGTCTAA
- the LOC136510215 gene encoding uncharacterized protein has product MKGFIFPPPPPLWSAAAAAARLVRARAQRLGREGGGGSPVPVHSSPIVSPSTPLLPYSHIPNPPQSPILHCCCSRSFGGIIETKSPSYWYVCPSIRDECCVISAVRRLNHLVFLKLISAGSSSSGITQMRARGSASVGLCGATDGHARAAAPRAAPPAAPLPVAASQDHNDGNINKVWMHGSKLAGQGFKCGYCGTTNKGGGATRFRDHLGCIVGEVKSCTSVPRAVRDAMRELRKASMENKKEKRERMLSLERDLIQGLQGQEVIDLASDEEDQVRLDIRKQLGDKNLSRAIERRCGSGRGVRVSVGKKSVTAYFDKDLARSKAPVQPRIDTALQVGSREKLGQAWAKFFHANDIPGLKADCPYFRSAIRLTQQLETTAQIPTSHGIDGEFLEANFEEAENSLEQFKQGWKQYGVTIMCDSWTGPTGMAIINFMVYCNARMFFLKSIDVSGHKQSADFIHREIRKVVEKIDPELVVQIVTDNGSNYKKACEKLIEEYKHIFWQPCAAHTINLMLKDIGKFRKVANVVASAKLICRFLYNHNRLHDEMKKKIGGELIRPNATRFGTVFMFLQSFLDKKEYL; this is encoded by the exons ATGAAG GGTTTCAtatttcctcctcctcctcctctctggtcggcagcagcggcggcggctcgccTTGTGCGGGCGCGTGCCCAGCGACTAGGACGTGAAGGCGGCGGCGGATCTCCCGTTCCAGTCCACTCCTCCCCCATCGTCTCCCCTTCCACTCCTCTCCTCCCCTACAGCCATATCCCAAATCCTCCCCAATCCCCAATCCTCCATTGCTGCTGTAGTCGTTCATTCGGTGGCATCATCGAAACCAAATCACCGAGCTACTGGTACGTATGTCCGTCCATCCGTGATGAATGTTGTGTGATTTCTGCTGTACGTCGCCTCAACCATTTGGTGTTTTTGAAGCTCATCAGTGCGGGTAGCAGTAGCAGCGGCATCACCCAGATGAGGGCCAGGGGTAGTGCAAGCGTTGGCCTTTGTGGTGCTACAGATGGCCATGCAAGGGCTGCAGCACCACGGGCGGCACCACCAGCAGCACCACTGCCGGTAGCAGCTTCTCAAG ATCATAATGATGGAAACATTAACAAGGTGTGGATGCATGGCTCAAAGCTTGCTGGCCAAGGTTTCAAATGTGGGTACTGTGGGACTACAAACAAAGGTGGAGGTGCAACAAGGTTTAGGGACCATCTTGGCTGTATAGTTGGTGAAGTGAAGTCATGCACCAGTGTGCCTAGAGCTGTGCGGGATGCAATGAGGGAGTTACGGAAGGCATCAATGgagaataaaaaagaaaaaagggaaCGCATGCTCAGTTTGGAGAGAGATCTCATACAAGGGCTGCAAGGACAGGAAGTGATTGACCttgcaagtgatgaagaagaccaagtcCGTTTGGATATTAGGAAGCAATTGGGAGATAAGAACCTTTCTCGTGCAATAGAGAGGAGGTGTGGCAGTGGCAGAGGTGTCCGTGTTTCTGTTGGTAAAAAGAGTGTCACTGCCTACTTTGACAAGGATTTGGCACGCAGCAAAGCACCTGTGCAGCCTAGAATTGACACTGCACTTCAAGTGGGATCTAGAGAGAAGCTTGGACAAGCATGGGCAAAGTTTTTCCATGCGAATGACATTCCTGGGCTAAAAGCTGATTGCCCGTACTTTCGGAGTGCAATTAGGCTTACTCAGCAGCTAGAGACTACAGCACAGATTCCTACATCACATGGAATTGACGGGGAATTCTTGGAAGCAAACTTTGAGGAAGCTGAAAATTCTCTTGAACAATTCAAGCAAGGTTGGAAACAGTATGGTGTGACTATCATGTGTGACTCATGGACAGGACCTACCGGCATGGCCATCATCAACTTCATGGTGTATTGTAATGCACGCATGTTCTTCCTGAAGTCAATTGATGTATCTGGCCACAAGCAAAGTGCTG ATTTTATACATCGGGAAATTAGAAAGGTGGTTGAGAAAATTGACCCTGAATTGGTAGTTCAAATTGTCACAGACAATGGGTCAAATTACAAGAAAGCATGTGAGAAGCTAATTGAGGAATACAAGCATATTTTCTGGCAGCCATGTGCTGCTCACACTATCAACCTCATGTTGAAGGACATTGGCAAGTTTCGAAAGGTTGCTAATGTTGTTGCAAGTGCCAAGCTTATCTGTAGGTTCCTGTACAACCATAACAGGCTACATGatgagatgaagaagaagattggTGGGGAATTGATAAGACCCAATGCTACTCGCTTTGGAACTGTATTTATGTTCCTCCAAAGTTTCCTTGACAAGAAAGAATATCTCTGA